The following proteins come from a genomic window of Zygotorulaspora mrakii chromosome 8, complete sequence:
- the SCY1 gene encoding Scy1p (similar to Saccharomyces cerevisiae SCY1 (YGL083W); ancestral locus Anc_6.191), translating to MFFWSSKSGISSKYSLSSSPTFVAEPWSVFTGRPKSSSTSTRTSKVSVFVFDKKRFENYLLTYGIIRSKNSSADKTLIQEAYEILRKQVSNLAKLKHPNILGLIEPLEEHSKNFMFVTEYVTGSLESAFGHKDEETNFFKGHVSEEIVIQRGILEIVQALDFIHNRASSVHLGIEPRTIFINENLDWKVSGLGHLLKLPQGTMTSEYYLPQYDPRIPSFVHLELNYTAPEIVLDNTLSFKNDYFSLGSLIYMLYTGKDLLNTENSATQYKEEYSKFERKLGSMSWNNVFSKLPTEVRHCIPQLMNRDIYSRYDNISDFLQTQFFQDPLLKTLNFLDDLTTKTNEEKLVFLKGLVELLPKFPVSILQRKFLTVLLDLLGHFCKPNSVDSACISVNVELLIKIGATVSQLTFQERILPVLTNNSDFEIILKNTTLTLIENLDILKEKIKKDEFLETIAKPLLTYVFKDMNSKQDIIAQEQLLGKLNIISELFDFLTTKNFLMPLLNDLFTKTVSLTVKAACVSAFQLLIENKNVDPDIICEDILPLFRSMKTRESRIMVQSLRFFEAVPQIVKQENLLVEQLLPLLWTYSLATSLQVDQYKLYCAVINRLSTEIQRNHLQKMPKTDAKTSLEGTNGFKNLIEPKAVKKEDLDSKEASRVGVPAIQPRKKHAQIPSRTIAQKSPSRQTLESNTTRSARGVQRNQITPAPTQKQASLQKSDDDDFDDFVSASNTPPATRPQVVGYGTERSTTKSGGNTKGNTALKTPTSTSSLSSTSSLPPGFSVSLKPNRKITPPGSQDRGASGFPALI from the coding sequence ATGTTCTTCTGGTCATCAAAGAGCGGTATAAGCTCTAAATACTCATTGTCATCCTCGCCGACTTTTGTCGCTGAACCCTGGAGCGTTTTTACTGGTAGACCAAAAAGCAGCAGCACGTCCACTCGAACTTCGAAGGTCTCTGTTTTCGTATTTGATAAGAAACGGTTCGAGAATTATCTTCTGACTTACGGTATCATTAGATCGAAGAACTCCTCCGCCGACAAGACATTAATTCAAGAGGCCTATGAAATACTTAGAAAGCAAGTGAGCAACCTAGCAAAGCTTAAACATCCCAATATCCTTGGTCTAATTGAGCCCCTGGAAGAGCATAGCAAGAATTTTATGTTCGTAACGGAGTATGTGACGGGATCGTTGGAAAGCGCTTTTGGACATAAAGACGAAGaaaccaattttttcaaagggCATGTGAGTGAAGAGATTGTGATCCAACGAGGTATCCTGGAAATTGTTCAAGCGCTTGATTTTATTCACAATAGAGCTAGCAGCGTTCATTTGGGTATTGAACCAAGAACAATATTCATAAATGAGAACTTGGATTGGAAAGTTTCCGGATTGGGTCATTTACTCAAGCTTCCACAAGGTACCATGACTAGTGAATATTATCTACCTCAATATGACCCAAGAATACCTTCCTTTGTGCATTTAGAGCTGAATTATACTGCACCGGAAATTGTTCTTGATAATACGTTGTCATTTAAAAATGATTACTTCTCGCTGGGGTCTTTGATATACATGCTTTACACGGGAAAGGATCTACTAAATACTGAAAATTCTGCAACACAATATAAGGAAGAGtactcaaaatttgaaagaaagcTTGGCTCTATGTCATGGAATAACGTTTTCAGTAAACTGCCTACAGAAGTCAGGCATTGCATACCACAACTGATGAACAGGGATATATACTCGCGATACGATAACATAAGTGACTTTTTGCAaactcaatttttccagGATCCATTGCTCAAGACTCTCAACTTTTTGGATGATCTTACAACAAAGACTAACGAAGAAAAACTGGTGTTTTTAAAAGGGCTGGTTGAACTATTACCAAAGTTTCCTGTTTCAATTTTACAACGTAAATTTTTAACTGTTCTGCTTGACTTATTAGGTCATTTTTGTAAGCCAAACAGCGTAGACAGTGCGTGCATTTCGGTAAACGTCGAATTATTGATCAAAATAGGAGCTACAGTGTCTCAATTAACTTTTCAGGAACGTATTTTACCCGTATTGACAAATAActcagattttgaaattattttgaaaaatacaacacTCACTTTGATAGAAAACTTGGATATCCTtaaagaaaagataaaaaaagatgagttTCTAGAAACAATCGCCAAGCCACTGTTGACTTATGTGTTCAAAGACATGAACAGTAAACAGGATATTATTGCGCAGGAGCAATTACTAGGGAAACTGAATATCATATCTGAGCTTTTCGATTTCCTAActacaaaaaatttcttgatgcCGCTGTTAAACGATCTGTTCACTAAAACGGTAAGTCTTACCGTAAAGGCAGCATGCGTTTCTGCTTTCCAACTACTaattgagaataaaaatgtCGATCCCGATATTATCTGCGAGGATATCTTACCCTTATTCAGATCCATGAAAACTAGAGAAAGTAGAATAATGGTGCAATCACTGAGGTTCTTTGAAGCTGTGCCACAAATCGTCAAGCAAGAAAACTTACTAGTGGAACAATTACTACCATTATTGTGGACCTACTCATTGGCAACAAGTTTGCAAGTGGATCAATACAAGCTGTATTGTGCTGTCATTAACAGACTGTCAACTGAGATTCAGCGAAATcaccttcaaaaaatgcCAAAGACAGACGCGAAGACCAGCTTGGAAGGAACAAACGGGTTCAAGAATCTAATTGAGCCAAAAGcagtgaaaaaagaagatttggATTCCAAGGAAGCTAGCAGGGTTGGCGTACCCGCAATTCAACCTCGGAAGAAGCACGCCCAAATTCCATCGAGAACCATCGCCCAAAAGTCGCCATCGAGGCAAACATTGGAGTCAAATACAACAAGATCTGCGAGAGGAGtacaaagaaatcaaattaCACCAGCACCAACCCAAAAGCAGGCCTCCCTACAGAAAAGTGACGACGATGATTTTGACGACTTTGTATCTGCAAGCAACACACCACCTGCCACGCGTCCTCAAGTGGTAGGCTACGGAACTGAAAGGAGTACTACTAAATCTGGCGGCAATACGAAAGGTAACACAGCTTTGAAAACGCCCACATCCACCTCATCGCTCTCATCAACCTCATCACTGCCGCCGGGGTTTTCTGTCTCTTTGAAACCGAACCGAAAGATAACACCTCCGGGCTCCCAAGACAGGGGAGCAAGCGGATTCCCAGCACTGATATAG
- the COA2 gene encoding Coa2p (similar to Saccharomyces cerevisiae YPL189C-A; ancestral locus Anc_6.192), which produces MEIRCDSPNSSLYKAANHILEGLQVIIIIYFRYRISSPSLVRKICISPPPHQQDFIYFRYSDSFDSLYLQLEQKMRAATRNRVTNKLFMTTFLVAFSSVALGSVLPCPAHSLDSDSPIHEGQQLEQQRQQRENLAPAKKNI; this is translated from the coding sequence atgGAGATTCGATGTGATTCACCCAACAGCTCCTTGTATAAAGCTGCTAACCACATTCTAGAAGGGTTGCAGGtaattattattatttatttcaGGTACCGTATTAGTAGTCCATCACTAGTTCGAAAGATCTGTATATCCCCCCCCCCCCACCAGCAGgattttatttatttcagGTATTCTGATTCGTTCGATTCATTATATTTACAGCTAGAACAGAAAATGAGAGCAGCAACTAGAAACAGAGTAACGAATAAGTTGTTTATGACAACGTTCCTTGTGGCCTTCAGTTCGGTCGCTTTAGGCTCCGTATTGCCATGCCCGGCGCACTCTTTGGACTCCGACAGTCCCATCCACGAGGGCCAGCAACTGGAGCAGCAGCGCCAGCAGCGTGAGAACCTTGCGCCAGCCAAGAAAAACATATAG
- the NAB3 gene encoding Nab3p (similar to Saccharomyces cerevisiae NAB3 (YPL190C); ancestral locus Anc_6.193), with product MSEISDHETSSQIVDSVNDAAAAAQDQKNQQDYNLVSETNVDVAGVSDGLEDDSENVLEAQTSQDDAHTSVHHNDQAQEGELGQASSDAPAEKNDTAQHSENHGEVSPSAGDQDHHEIETSAKHEDAVQQGEDNKQGEEQPSVQSGDELEEQNKDADQDTKAGKNDQHNQEGESDPAEGSRQEEMVQDDAGGNGGEASEEDDLEKLEKQAHESMDNSTSSVENLPASTEPSTNDENVNYDLLQKQAQYIMDSNMLNLTQFKENSAENKITALVNMLNSNSETAMPMTEFQSAEPETARTEQAPHVEEVQKPARPDLNSVMTPEERERYTKYLHGENKITELHDIPPKSRLFIGNLPLKNVSKEDLFRIFSPYGLILQINIKNAFGFIQYNNPKSVTTAIEKESQELSFGKKLILEISSSNARPQFDHGDHGTNSSSTFISSSKRPFQSDEKDAGEMYNDNNQGYKKSRRYVPSCVIYVKRTADRGYAYEVFNQFRRGTDLETDMIFLKPRMELRRMINEVAHDGVWGVILVNKTRNVDIQTFYKGPQGETKFDEYVSVSADDAIAIFNNLKPSRGVGGHAGMQNANPYASQQSPPMPAPQQGYYGGYGMAGHMQGPPPVQQPPYVQQGYGMPMQAQGYGAPQPMAQPYGRYQGTPAPLIDPNSAPQQLNSLLGAGGQMNQQQLLSAIQNLPPAVVSNLLSMAHGQQQQQQQSPHTQQQLLGLLQSMQGQQQPAALNSMAQSVPPMNDSFAPQHSSINSASLQQPPQQQQQSSAGSNVQSLLDSLAKLQK from the coding sequence ATGTCTGAGATTTCTGACCATGAAACGAGTTCACAGATTGTGGACTCGGTCAATGACGCTGCAGCTGCTGCACAAGACCAAAAAAACCAACAAGATTATAACCTAGTGAGTGAAACCAATGTCGACGTTGCTGGAGTTTCTGATGGGCTTGAAGATGATTCAGAAAACGTTCTGGAAGCTCAAACCTCGCAGGATGATGCTCATACTAGTGTCCATCACAACGATCAGGCCCAGGAAGGAGAACTTGGACAAGCATCCAGTGACGCCCCTGCGGAGAAGAACGACACGGCGCAACACAGTGAGAATCACGGGGAGGTTTCACCATCAGCTGGCGACCAGGATCACCATGAAATAGAGACGTCTGCCAAGCATGAAGATGCAGTTCAACAAGGAGAAGATAACAAACAGGGCGAAGAACAGCCCTCTGTGCAAAGTGGGGACGAACTTGAGGAACAGAACAAAGATGCAGATCAAGACACCAAAGCGGGAAAAAATGACCAGCATAACCAGGAGGGTGAGAGTGACCCAGCAGAAGGTAGTagacaagaagaaatggtTCAAGACGACGCAGGAGGCAACGGTGGCGAGGCTAGcgaagaagatgatctGGAAAAACTAGAAAAACAAGCTCATGAATCTATGGATaattcaacttcttctgTTGAGAACCTGCCCGCCTCAACAGAGCCCTCGACGAACGACGAAAATGTGAACTACGATCTTCTACAAAAACAGGCACAATATATTATGGATAGCAACATGTTAAACCTAACccaattcaaagaaaattcagcagaaaataaaattacAGCTCTCGTCAATATGTTGAACTCAAATTCGGAAACCGCAATGCCAATGACTGAGTTTCAATCCGCTGAGCCAGAAACGGCACGTACTGAACAAGCGCCACATGTGGAGGAGGTTCAAAAACCTGCCAGACCTGATTTAAACAGTGTCATGACACCTGAGGAACGTGAACGCTATACAAAGTACTTACATggtgaaaataaaatcacTGAGCTACATGATATCCCTCCAAAATCAAGACTGTTTATTGGTAACTTGCCTTTAAAAAACGTTTCAAAGGAGGACCTATTTAGAATATTCTCCCCATACGGTTTGATACTTCAAATCAATATAAAGAACGCGTTTGGTTTCATACAGTACAATAACCCAAAAAGTGTAACTACGGCCATCGAGAAAGAATCCCAGGAGTTAAGTTTCGGCAAAAAattaattcttgaaatttcaagctCCAATGCAAGGCCACAATTTGATCATGGTGATCATGGTACAAATAGTAGCTCCACATTCATTTCATCCTCCAAGCGTCCTTTTcaaagtgatgaaaaagatgcgGGTGAAATGTATAATGACAATAACCAAGGGTACAAAAAGTCCAGGAGGTATGTTCCTTCATGCGTCATTTACGTCAAAAGAACGGCTGATCGTGGTTATGCTTATGAAGTTTTTAATCAGTTCAGAAGAGGTACAGATTTGGAAACGGATATGATTTTCCTAAAGCCACGTATGGAACTCAGAAGGATGATCAACGAAGTAGCTCATGACGGAGTGTGGGGTGTCATACTGGTAAATAAAACGCGTAATGTAGACATTCAGACTTTCTACAAAGGGCCTCAGGGTGAGACAAAATTTGACGAATATGTGAGCGTTTCAGCAGATGATGCGATTGCTATTTTTAATAATCTGAAACCTTCAAGAGGTGTGGGCGGTCATGCAGGTATGCAAAATGCTAACCCTTATGCTAGTCAACAATCTCCACCTATGCCCGCTCCACAACAAGGCTACTATGGAGGCTACGGTATGGCTGGTCATATGCAAGGACCTCCTCCAGTTCAGCAACCCCCTTACGTTCAACAAGGCTACGGTATGCCTATGCAAGCTCAAGGATACGGTGCACCACAACCAATGGCCCAGCCGTACGGGCGCTATCAAGGTACACCGGCACCACTTATAGATCCAAATTCAGCTCCTCAGCAATTGAATTCACTACTAGGAGCTGGCGGTCAAATGAATCAACAACAACTTTTATCAGCAATCCAAAATCTTCCTCCCGCAGTTGTATCAAATCTGCTATCTATGGCCCACGggcaacagcagcagcagcagcaatcGCCTCATACACAGCAACAGTTATTGGGCCTGCTTCAATCGATGCAAGGTCAACAACAACCCGCAGCTTTGAACTCCATGGCACAGTCTGTGCCTCCAATGAATGACAGTTTTGCTCCTCAGCATTCTTCCATAAATTCAGCTTCGTTGCAACAACCGccacagcaacagcaacagtCTTCGGCAGGCAGTAATGTTCAAAGTCTCTTGGACAGTCTGGCCAAATTACAGAAATAA
- the MIY2 gene encoding ubiquitinyl hydrolase 1 (similar to Saccharomyces cerevisiae YGL082W and YPL191C; ancestral locus Anc_6.195) — protein MSLSFATKNIQINGTPYRILLQNDNGPCALVALANVLLLSPSHQRKAQELVRLVDSGRTIALADLVTVLANIGIQTQSGANTDINQLLQVLPQLHTGLSVNPRFNGTFDDGMEMAIFRLYNVSLVHGWIIGDDNDPIAHDHVSKYSYEDAQRVLVQSYDIKRNNLQVNDGEQVLEDATYLKSFLARSATQLTDYGLRHLKEILVEKSFAILFRNDHFSTIYKNNGELFTLVTDFGFKDRRDIVWQALKSVHGSQDAFYTGNFIPISLETDTPSMQQTASFVSNPFSDQNENNNNPEDRRINSYQQIENDEELARRLQEEEDRDAAGSIQRNYNRFPKNPKSGKKTDAANSNGQKRRSKRDKLKQKCIVM, from the coding sequence ATGAGTCTTTCCTTCGCTACAAAAAACATCCAAATAAATGGAACCCCCTATAGAATCTTGTTGCAAAATGACAATGGACCATGTGCGCTAGTGGCGCTAGCAAATGTTCTGCTGTTGTCACCGAGTCATCAGAGGAAAGCCCAAGAGCTGGTACGTTTGGTGGATAGCGGGCGTACAATAGCACTTGCTGATCTTGTTACAGTACTGGCTAATATCGGAATCCAGACCCAGAGTGGCGCCAACACAGATATCaatcaacttcttcaagtATTGCCTCAACTACACACTGGCTTAAGTGTCAACCCCAGATTCAACGGAACATTTGACGATGGAATGGAAATGGCCATCTTTAGGTTATACAATGTTTCGCTCGTTCACGGATGGATTATAGGAGACGATAACGATCCTATTGCACATGATCATGTGTCTAAGTATTCTTACGAGGATGCGCAACGAGTGCTTGTGCAATCGTATGATATCAAGAGAAACAATTTACAGGTAAATGACGGTGAACAAGTTCTGGAGGATGCCACCTATCtaaaatcttttttggcAAGATCTGCAACCCAATTGACTGATTACGGTCTGAGGCACCTTAAGGAGATACTGGTTGAGAAATCATTTGCCATATTATTCAGGAATGACCATTTTTCTACCATTTACAAGAATAATGGCGAGCTTTTTACTCTAGTCACTGACTTTGGATTCAAGGATCGTAGGGATATTGTGTGGCAAGCTTTGAAATCTGTCCATGGCTCACAAGATGCATTTTACACCGGTAATTTCATCCCAATCAGTTTGGAAACTGATACTCCAAGCATGCAACAAACTGCGTCGTTCGTTTCAAATCCATTCAGTGATcagaatgaaaacaataataatcCTGAAGACAGGCGTATAAACTCGTATCAGCAAATTGAgaatgatgaagagctCGCTAGAAGACTtcaagaggaagaggacAGAGACGCCGCAGGAAGTATACAAAGAAATTATAACAGgtttccaaaaaatccCAAAAGTGGCAAGAAAACAGATGCTGCCAATTCAAATGgtcaaaagagaagaagcaAAAGGGATAAattaaaacaaaaatgtaTTGTAATGTAA
- a CDS encoding uncharacterized protein (similar to Saccharomyces cerevisiae YGL081W; ancestral locus Anc_6.196), with translation MGAIRKFAFSLDEARKDTGVVKLIGRASRHDPDRFPRKNNLLFEEKSLSKNHAILGLKLLDPLEPGIHIIDQFRIYIKDLGSTYGIVDLNSQESDPFVVDLKNGERFGLINLDEPVNSNQRRAAKLKYKVIIKHRDPKNGIFECIVEDVSGEDSPMVSRPSTYGEDVRLYGLIPSSGEINSMVSDSSSSSSSSPYEWDVDDDDNLFEDDASADDLRSSLDSFEYENTSDENLRDEGDSDREGYTVVNLLSVSKAVDDWDIWKTNELEKRATISRGLKSSLLDESLDLLDEDDTVVVSKKESDPSKPPKTYMKYLVLSGIIGFTFGVFGSFGILAVLANKME, from the coding sequence ATGGGCGCAATCAGAAAGTTTGCGTTCTCATTAGATGAGGCAAGAAAGGATACCGGTGTTGTCAAATTGATAGGACGTGCTAGCAGACATGATCCAGACAGATTTCCAAGAAAGAATAATCTACTGTTTGAAGAGAAATCTCTGAGTAAAAACCACGCTATTTTGGGACTCAAATTGTTAGATCCGCTGGAACCGGGCATTCATATTATTGATCAGTTTAGAATATACATCAAGGACTTGGGTAGCACATACGGTATCGTCGATTTAAATTCACAGGAGAGCGACCCGTTTGTTGTAGACTTGAAAAACGGGGAACGGTTTGGCCTGATTAACCTGGATGAGCCTGTTAATTCTAATCAGCGTCGAGCAgccaaattgaaatacaAGGTGATTATCAAACACCGTGACCCCAAAAATGGTATATTTGAATGCATCGTGGAGGACGTTTCGGGAGAAGATAGTCCCATGGTTTCGAGACCATCCACTTATGGTGAAGACGTGAGATTGTATGGTTTGATACCGTCAAGTGGAGAGATTAACTCTATggtttctgattcttcgTCTAGCTCTTCATCCTCACCTTATGAATGGGATGTTGATGACGATGACAATTTGTTTGAAGACGATGCTTCCGCTGATGATTTGAGGAGTAGCTTGGATTCATTTGAATACGAGAATACAAGTGACGAGAATTTAAGAGACGAAGGTGATAGTGATCGTGAAGGTTACACCGTTGTCAATCTACTTTCGGTGTCAAAAGCAGTTGATGATTGGGATATTTGGAAGACTAATGAGTTGGAGAAACGTGCTACTATTTCAAGAGGTTTGAAAAGCTCTCTTTTGGACGAGAGCCTCGATTTActcgatgaagatgatacaGTTGTGGTTtcgaaaaaagaatcagaCCCTAGCAAGCCTCCAAAGACTTATATGAAGTATCTGGTACTCAGTGGCATAATAGGATTCACTTTTGGTGTTTTTGGTTCATTCGGGATACTTGCTGTCTTGGCAAATAAAATGGAGTAA
- the PRM3 gene encoding pheromone-regulated protein PRM3 (similar to Saccharomyces cerevisiae PRM3 (YPL192C); ancestral locus Anc_6.197), translating to MSTTEKKDGSPQSVPIDSKDENESNVEEKPLKEKAKVYRKGVKHGRVHKRHLNSTLRSSKSKKFATTKGERPKTLGKNSERNHSKAVGEMNTFYSGAMVGSFLGATLSSAFTKFIVKRLQDH from the coding sequence ATGTCCACAACCGAGAAGAAAGACGGTAGTCCTCAAAGTGTTCCTATCGATTCCAAAGAcgaaaatgaatcaaatgTCGAAGAGAAGCctttaaaagaaaaagctaAAGTGTATAGGAAAGGTGTTAAGCACGGGAGAGTGCATAAACGACACTTAAACTCCACGTTGCGTTCGTCAAAGTCAAAGAAATTTGCAACCACAAAAGGTGAAAGACCAAAAACACTCGGCAAGAATAGTGAGAGAAATCATTCCAAAGCTGTAGGTGAAATGAACACTTTTTACAGCGGCGCAATGGTAGGTTCTTTTCTTGGGGCAACGCTGAGTTCAGCATTTACCAAATTCATAGTTAAAAGACTGCAAGATCACTAG
- the RSA1 gene encoding Rsa1p (similar to Saccharomyces cerevisiae RSA1 (YPL193W); ancestral locus Anc_6.198) has translation MQNFSSYGTPQRALPRPTSSGTLLDSYDDANVKRQRMNPPPPMPYAPPSNFQTFGAISQYEQPYGHGMPPVQSTQTWNAQPYYPPNETYSTSSYNGPHQNIAPSLPKESKPVIEKVEEHPIVKTNAVDYGKEGQVDSSEEESEHENVKEAQSETKRPITVPGTSITLATQADIEKWRSERKKMWLLKISNKKLEHMNSMGIKESEVKAQKSVLQESKKQKQFIQSIQNQVNRVNPKSNLNVRIVQREMAKENSKLLQFIKELGDANLLKYELTQQEKDKLFGGSDFNSKDQMGDKKGRQYGKNGNNGINQNERRYTNRKPNYHHR, from the coding sequence ATGCAGAACTTTTCATCCTATGGGACACCGCAAAGAGCTTTGCCGAGGCCGACCTCCTCAGGCACTCTGCTAGACAGCTACGATGATGCAAACGTCAAGAGACAAAGAATGAATCCGCCACCTCCGATGCCATATGCCCCTCCATCCAATTTCCAGACATTTGGAGCGATATCTCAATACGAGCAACCATATGGACACGGAATGCCCCCTGTACAGAGCACGCAAACTTGGAATGCGCAACCGTACTACCCCCCAAATGAGACATATTCTACCAGTTCTTATAATGGCCCGCATCAAAATATTGCTCCATCGTTACCCAAAGAATCGAAGCCGGTGATagaaaaagttgaagagCACCCAATTGTCAAGACAAATGCTGTCGATTATGGCAAAGAGGGTCAGGTTGACAGTtcagaagaagaatcagaaCATGAAAACGTAAAAGAGGCACAAAGCGAAACAAAGAGACCCATTACAGTACCTGGGACTTCTATAACGCTTGCTACTCAAGCtgacattgaaaaatggaggAGCgagaggaaaaaaatgtggcTGCTAAAGATAtctaataaaaaattggaacatATGAATAGCATGGGTATAAAGGAAAGTGAAGTGAAAGCTCAAAAGTCCGTCTTACAGGAATcgaaaaagcaaaaacaattcaTTCAGAGTATACAAAACCAAGTCAACAGAGTTAATCCAAAGTCAAATCTAAATGTTAGGATCGTGCAAAGAGAAATGGCTAAGGAGAATTCCAAGCTTTTGCAGTTCATTAAAGAATTAGGGGATGCTAATCTTTTAAAATATGAACTGACTCAGCAGGAAAAGGATAAGTTATTTGGAGGAAGTGACTTCAACTCAAAGGATCAAATGGGGGATAAAAAAGGTAGGCAGtatggaaaaaatggcaataaTGGAATTAATCAAAATGAGAGAAGATACACAAACAGAAAACCCAATTATCATCACCGCTAG
- a CDS encoding chalcone isomerase domain-containing protein (similar to Saccharomyces cerevisiae YHR199C; ancestral locus Anc_4.369): MSFAVLLKGANVLRKARLRNYTIRRFNKGSWNRTLVHSSAKINGPTGKAITSLATLAATWVTYVCFRTLENDANLLDDQDTTVNVDNSVSPFPTKLGPPEYPVSAKYVLLGYGARSVTFVSFRVYALGVYIAEQDRHLIPNVLNSKFLSTAFIDTDPSKSHQENVKEAMSDPKKSSILIDNLLDSGARMLVKITPVRNTDFNHLRDGFVKSVLNHPEAKNNQEVLSAGLEELRKAFTLKGKVAKNDDLIVELQANGGLQLSYYDRKRGHVTLLGRVNQQLVGKYLFSQYMSGPKPLSPSAKDSVASHIVALV; encoded by the coding sequence ATGTCATTTGCAGTACTTTTAAAAGGAGCAAATGTTCTAAGAAAAGCTCGTTTAAGAAATTACACAATACGCCGCTTCAATAAAGGGAGCTGGAATCGAACATTGGTACATTCATCagcaaaaataaatggcCCTACTGGTAAAGCAATTACCTCGTTGGCTACATTAGCAGCCACATGGGTTACATACGTATGCTTCAGAACCTTGGAGAATGATGCCAATTTACTTGATGATCAGGATACAACGGTAAACGTTGACAACTCTGTGTCACCATTTCCTACGAAACTAGGACCACCAGAATACCCGGTTTCAGCGAAGTATGTGTTGCTAGGCTATGGTGCGAGGTCAGTGACTTTTGTTTCCTTTCGAGTGTATGCTTTGGGGGTATATATTGCAGAGCAGGACAGACATTTAATCCCTAatgttttgaattcaaagtttttATCGACCGCTTTTATTGACACAGACCCTAGTAAATCGCATCAGGAAAATGTGAAAGAGGCTATGTCTGATCCCAAAAAATCTTCGATTTTAATTGACAATTTATTGGATAGTGGAGCTAGAATGTTGGTCAAAATTACACCTGTAAGAAATACTGATTTCAACCATCTGAGAGATGGATTCGTTAAGTCTGTTTTGAATCATCCAGAAGCCAAGAACAATCAAGAAGTGCTTTCTGCTGGCCTAGAAGAACTGAGAAAGGCCTTCACGCTAAAGGGTAAAGTCGCCAAAAACGATGACTTAATTGTGGAGCTACAAGCAAATGGAGGTTTACAACTGTCTTATTACGACAGAAAAAGGGGCCATGTTACCTTACTGGGCCGCGTAAATCAACAACTAGTAGGGAAATATCTCTTTTCTCAGTACATGAGCGGTCCAAAGCCATTGTCACCCAGTGCAAAAGACTCTGTAGCCTCACACATCGTTGCGCTGGTATAA